The proteins below come from a single Mya arenaria isolate MELC-2E11 chromosome 8, ASM2691426v1 genomic window:
- the LOC128244518 gene encoding scoloptoxin SSD976-like, with product MKQDIVDTHNTLRRNFSKGANGGSAANMKKLIWRDDLARRARIHLRLSCKFPNLPFFAINDSDTCSNLARTSTGDIASDIQTWYSELIGNFYPPDPLYETFGVCWPQENCSHATVLLNADFRYVGCSFRRRCGGMGSLYCIYESDTELDTSGPWGQFYKDGAVCTKCSNDTSFCDDGLCNCQKNCSAPYTGHGELDPATCSCTCQYGMGPNCDEPCRDAALDSYEAYDICGEHIDAQSCENVPFVRASCAKTCGTCLTPIYHQQLKKHSVMQGSGYVTPHVYVIKYRYTGDNPNSFNRY from the exons ATGAAGCAAGACATAGTCGACACTCACAACACTTTAAGGCGGAACTTTTCCAAAGGTGCTAACGGAGGATCTGctgcaaacatgaagaaattA ATATGGCGGGATGACCTCGCGAGAAGAGCCAGAATACACCTAAGACTTAGTTGTAAATTTCCAAATTTACCATTCTTTGCAATAAATGACAGTGATACTTGTTCCAACCTTGCTAGGACCTCGACTGGAGACATTGCTAGTGATATTCAGACTTGGTACAGTGAACTCATAGGGAATTTTTATCCTCCGGATCCACTGTATGAAACTTTTGGAGTGTGTTGGCCGCAGGAAAACTGCTCCCATGCTACTGTA CTTTTAAATGCTGACTTCCGCTACGTAGGCTGCTCATTCAGACGACGTTGCGGGGGCATGGGCTCactttattgtatatatgaaTCTGA TACTGAACTCGATACATCGGGTCCCTGGGGTCAGTTTTATAAAGATGGTGCTGTTTGTACGAAGTGCTCCAACGATACATCGTTCTGTGACGATGGCCTATGTA ATTGTCAAAAGAATTGCTCTGCGCCATACACAGGGCATGGGGAGCTTGACCCAGCCACGTGTTCATGTACATGTCAGTACGGCATGGGACCAAACTGCGACG AACCATGTAGAGACGCGGCCTTGGACAGTTATGAAGCCTATGACATTTGTGGCGAGCACATAGATGCCcaaagttgtgaaaacgttcCCTTTGTGAGAGCCAGTTGTGCCAAGACATGCGGGACATGTC TCACACCTATATATCATCAACAGTTGAAGAAACACAGTGTGATGCAAGGATCCGGTTACGTTACTCCACACGTGTACGTAATAAAGTACCGCTACACGGGAGACAACCCTAATAGCTTTAACCGTTACTGA